From one Anabas testudineus chromosome 21, fAnaTes1.2, whole genome shotgun sequence genomic stretch:
- the naxd gene encoding ATP-dependent (S)-NAD(P)H-hydrate dehydratase isoform X1 yields the protein MQANTTRGFLWSDVETRTLLNIWGEQDIQAALDGNFRNSFVYRDVSRRLGAMGFERTPEQCRVRIKSLKRQYLLAKEGNLRNNGQYHKICKFYDTMERILSNRSALDPQELIDSGAGGEEAVDGLEEDGEDAQDAYPESTDECPYPAETEVKLEYPTVPIPIPVKVTVGNNSTSVRPQNSSQSASTLSARTPKRPRKRRSNFPMEKLMEQFLEQSAQAEDSFYRMEEQRLQAEDHRREAEHARELHMLQMLGQMFSSISSARSSSAATPSKTAPSACTRGQSSHLRQPSPQKGCFTQQGQLLNPDPQALVFERYSFGSTSHRGMDDDMLSLIKTIVPPLTPKKHKGQDGRIGIIGGCQDYTGAPYFAAISALKVGADLSHVFCTKDAATVIKSYSPELIVHPVLDSPNAVEEIEKWLPRLHSLVVGPGLGREDSLLKTAKEVIEKSKARDIPVVIDADGLWLVTQQPSVIQGYQKGILTPNFMEFTRLYEAMHHEPMDSSDHQRSVMQLSVAMGNLTLVLKGEQDLITDGSKVISCTIEGSGRRCGGQGDLLSGSMGVLAHWAHAASAAGIVKSINPSLVAAFGACSLTRQCNSQAFQRHGRSTTTSDMIQEIGSAFKKLFDS from the exons ATGCAAGCGAACACAACGCGGGGCTTCTTGTGGTCGGACGTAGAGACGAGGACCTTGCTGAACATCTGGGGGGAGCAGGACATCCAGGCGGCGCTGGATGGAAACTTCCGAAACAGCTTCGTGTACCGCGACGTTTCCCGGAGGCTGGGAGCCATGGGGTTTGAGAGGACGCCGGAGCAATGCAGGGTGCGGATCAAAAGCCTCAAGAGACAGTACTTGTTAGCAAAGGAAGGTAATCTGCGGAACAACGGACAGTATCACAAGATCTGTAAATTCTATGACACCATGGAGAGGATTTTGAGCAACCGGTCTGCCCTTGACCCCCAGGAGCTGATAGACAGTGGAGCGGGAGGAGAGGAGGCCGTGGATGGCctggaggaggatggagaagatGCTCAAGATGCGTACCCAGAGAGCACAGATGAGTGTCCCTATCCTGCAGAGACTGAAGTGAAGTTGGAATACCCAACTGTTCCCATCCCTATTCCAGTTAAAGTGACAGTGGGGAACAACA GCACTTCAGTAAGACCACAAAACAGCAGCCAGTCAGCCAGTACTCTGTCAGCCAGAACACCTAAACGCCCAAGAAAGCGGCGTTCCAACTTCCCCATGGAGAAACTAATGGAGCAGTTCCTGGAGCAGAGCGCCCAGGCTGAGGACAGCTTCTACCGTATGGAGGAGCAGCGCTTGCAGGCAGAAGACCATCGCAGGGAAGCTGAACATGCCAGGGAGCTGCACATGCTTCAGATGCTCGGTCAGATGTTCTCCAGCATCTCCTCCGCCAGATCCAGCTCTGCAGCCACTCCTTCTAAGACAGCTCCTTCTGCGTGCACGCGTGGACAGTCTAGTCATCTTAGACAACCTTCGCCCCAAAAAGGCTGTTTCACCCAACAGGGTCAGCTGTTGAACCCAGATCCTCAGGCGTTAG TGTTTGAACGCTATAGCTTTGGGTCTACATCACACAGAGGCATGGACGATGATATGCTCTCACTAATAAAGACCATAGTCCCTCCACTGACACCTAAAAAGCACAAGGGGCAAGATGGACGTATCGGGATCATTGGAGGATGCCAAGA CTATACTGGAGCTCCATACTTTGCTGCTATTTCTGCATTGAAAGTG GGAGCTGACTTATCTCATGTGTTCTGCACCAAAGATGCTGCAACTGTCATCAAATCATACAGCCCTGAGCTCATAGTTCATCCTGTTCT GGATAGTCCTAATGCTGTGGAAGAGATAGAAAAATGGCTCCCGAGACTCCACAGCCTTGTTGTGGGACCAGGTCTAGGGAGAGAAGACTCGTTACTGAAAACAGCCAAG GAGGTGATAGAGAAGTCAAAAGCAAGAGATATCCCTGTAGTCATTGATGCA GACGGATTATGGCTAGTTACACAGCAACCATCTGTTATTCAAGGGTACCAGAAGGGTATCCTTACACCTAACTTCATGGAGTTCACGCGACTGTATGAGGCAATG cACCATGAACCCATGGACAGCAGTGACCATCAACGCAGTGTCATGCAACTCAGTGTAGCCATGGGTAACCTCACTCTGGTGTTAAAAGGAGAACAGGATCTGATTACAGATGGCAGTAAGG TGATCTCCTGCACTATTGAGGGCAGTGGGAGGAGATGTGGTGGACAGGGTGATCTCCTGTCTGGATCTATGGGAGTGCTGGCACACTGGGCCCATGCTGCCTCTGCAGCTGGAATAGTCAAAAG CATTAACCCATCCCTGGTTGCAGCATTTGGAGCCTGTTCACTTACCAGACAATGCAACAGTCAAGCATTCCAGCGACACGGCAGATCGACCACCACGTCGGACATGATCCAGGAGATTGGCTCAGCCTTCAAAAAGCTATTTGACAGCTGA
- the naxd gene encoding ATP-dependent (S)-NAD(P)H-hydrate dehydratase isoform X2, whose translation MIRIACVRLSALKRGCSLGKKEWDHVSVAAEQTLNDNMRQQLQMAALCFIPVALSIVATLLCLGDKVFERYSFGSTSHRGMDDDMLSLIKTIVPPLTPKKHKGQDGRIGIIGGCQDYTGAPYFAAISALKVGADLSHVFCTKDAATVIKSYSPELIVHPVLDSPNAVEEIEKWLPRLHSLVVGPGLGREDSLLKTAKEVIEKSKARDIPVVIDADGLWLVTQQPSVIQGYQKGILTPNFMEFTRLYEAMHHEPMDSSDHQRSVMQLSVAMGNLTLVLKGEQDLITDGSKVISCTIEGSGRRCGGQGDLLSGSMGVLAHWAHAASAAGIVKSINPSLVAAFGACSLTRQCNSQAFQRHGRSTTTSDMIQEIGSAFKKLFDS comes from the exons ATGATCCGGATCGCCTGTGTGCGGTTGTCAGCGCTGAAACGCGGCTGCAGTTTAGGTAAGAAGGAGTGGGATCATGTGTCGGTGGCTGCGGAGCAAACGCTGAACGACAACATGCGCCAGCAGCTGCAGATGGCCGCCCTGTGCTTTATCCCTGTCGCGCTGTCGATTGTCGCCACTTTGCTGTGTTTGGGCGACAAAG TGTTTGAACGCTATAGCTTTGGGTCTACATCACACAGAGGCATGGACGATGATATGCTCTCACTAATAAAGACCATAGTCCCTCCACTGACACCTAAAAAGCACAAGGGGCAAGATGGACGTATCGGGATCATTGGAGGATGCCAAGA CTATACTGGAGCTCCATACTTTGCTGCTATTTCTGCATTGAAAGTG GGAGCTGACTTATCTCATGTGTTCTGCACCAAAGATGCTGCAACTGTCATCAAATCATACAGCCCTGAGCTCATAGTTCATCCTGTTCT GGATAGTCCTAATGCTGTGGAAGAGATAGAAAAATGGCTCCCGAGACTCCACAGCCTTGTTGTGGGACCAGGTCTAGGGAGAGAAGACTCGTTACTGAAAACAGCCAAG GAGGTGATAGAGAAGTCAAAAGCAAGAGATATCCCTGTAGTCATTGATGCA GACGGATTATGGCTAGTTACACAGCAACCATCTGTTATTCAAGGGTACCAGAAGGGTATCCTTACACCTAACTTCATGGAGTTCACGCGACTGTATGAGGCAATG cACCATGAACCCATGGACAGCAGTGACCATCAACGCAGTGTCATGCAACTCAGTGTAGCCATGGGTAACCTCACTCTGGTGTTAAAAGGAGAACAGGATCTGATTACAGATGGCAGTAAGG TGATCTCCTGCACTATTGAGGGCAGTGGGAGGAGATGTGGTGGACAGGGTGATCTCCTGTCTGGATCTATGGGAGTGCTGGCACACTGGGCCCATGCTGCCTCTGCAGCTGGAATAGTCAAAAG CATTAACCCATCCCTGGTTGCAGCATTTGGAGCCTGTTCACTTACCAGACAATGCAACAGTCAAGCATTCCAGCGACACGGCAGATCGACCACCACGTCGGACATGATCCAGGAGATTGGCTCAGCCTTCAAAAAGCTATTTGACAGCTGA
- the naxd gene encoding ATP-dependent (S)-NAD(P)H-hydrate dehydratase isoform X3 has product MIRIACVRLSALKRGCSLVFERYSFGSTSHRGMDDDMLSLIKTIVPPLTPKKHKGQDGRIGIIGGCQDYTGAPYFAAISALKVGADLSHVFCTKDAATVIKSYSPELIVHPVLDSPNAVEEIEKWLPRLHSLVVGPGLGREDSLLKTAKEVIEKSKARDIPVVIDADGLWLVTQQPSVIQGYQKGILTPNFMEFTRLYEAMHHEPMDSSDHQRSVMQLSVAMGNLTLVLKGEQDLITDGSKVISCTIEGSGRRCGGQGDLLSGSMGVLAHWAHAASAAGIVKSINPSLVAAFGACSLTRQCNSQAFQRHGRSTTTSDMIQEIGSAFKKLFDS; this is encoded by the exons ATGATCCGGATCGCCTGTGTGCGGTTGTCAGCGCTGAAACGCGGCTGCAGTTTAG TGTTTGAACGCTATAGCTTTGGGTCTACATCACACAGAGGCATGGACGATGATATGCTCTCACTAATAAAGACCATAGTCCCTCCACTGACACCTAAAAAGCACAAGGGGCAAGATGGACGTATCGGGATCATTGGAGGATGCCAAGA CTATACTGGAGCTCCATACTTTGCTGCTATTTCTGCATTGAAAGTG GGAGCTGACTTATCTCATGTGTTCTGCACCAAAGATGCTGCAACTGTCATCAAATCATACAGCCCTGAGCTCATAGTTCATCCTGTTCT GGATAGTCCTAATGCTGTGGAAGAGATAGAAAAATGGCTCCCGAGACTCCACAGCCTTGTTGTGGGACCAGGTCTAGGGAGAGAAGACTCGTTACTGAAAACAGCCAAG GAGGTGATAGAGAAGTCAAAAGCAAGAGATATCCCTGTAGTCATTGATGCA GACGGATTATGGCTAGTTACACAGCAACCATCTGTTATTCAAGGGTACCAGAAGGGTATCCTTACACCTAACTTCATGGAGTTCACGCGACTGTATGAGGCAATG cACCATGAACCCATGGACAGCAGTGACCATCAACGCAGTGTCATGCAACTCAGTGTAGCCATGGGTAACCTCACTCTGGTGTTAAAAGGAGAACAGGATCTGATTACAGATGGCAGTAAGG TGATCTCCTGCACTATTGAGGGCAGTGGGAGGAGATGTGGTGGACAGGGTGATCTCCTGTCTGGATCTATGGGAGTGCTGGCACACTGGGCCCATGCTGCCTCTGCAGCTGGAATAGTCAAAAG CATTAACCCATCCCTGGTTGCAGCATTTGGAGCCTGTTCACTTACCAGACAATGCAACAGTCAAGCATTCCAGCGACACGGCAGATCGACCACCACGTCGGACATGATCCAGGAGATTGGCTCAGCCTTCAAAAAGCTATTTGACAGCTGA
- the rab20 gene encoding ras-related protein Rab-20: MPEVSKMKKPDVKVVLLGDMNVGKTSLLHRYTERKFKDTISTVGGAFFLKQWGNYHISIWDTAGREQFHGLGSMYCRGAAAVILTYDVTNWQSLVELEERFLSLTDTSNHDCIYAVVGNKADLTDPKAQMSQDTDAVLEDQTEREEDRTEPQVLSAWPTPPASPASLSGMILHKQVTHEDAMALYGRILRYKGLEEKDSLPADKMCFETSAKTGYNVDTLFETLFDLVLPSILRKRNENKASPTVDLEDCRGGSGKRARSTCC, translated from the exons ATGCCCGAGGTGTCGAAGATGAAGAAGCCCGACGTCAAGGTGGTGCTCCTGGGGGACATGAACGTGGGGAAGACGTCGCTGCTCCACAGGTACACGGAGAGGAAGTTCAAAGACACCATCAGCACCGTCGGAGGGGCGTTTTTCCTCAAGCAGTGGGGAAATTACCATATCTCCATCTGGGACACGGCTG gTCGGGAGCAGTTCCACGGGTTGGGCTCCATGTATTGTCGGGGTGCAGCCGCTGTCATCCTCACTTACGACGTCACCAATTGGCAGAGTCTAGTTGAACTTGAAGAGCGCTTCCTGTCGCTCACTGATACTTCTAACCATGACTGCATTTATGCTGTAGTGGGCAACAAGGCCGATCTCACAGACCCTAAAGCCCAGATGTCCCAGGACACCGATGCAGTGCTTGAGGACCAAACCGAACGTGAGGAGGACAGGACAGAACCACAAGTGTTGTCTGCTTGGCCGACACCCCCAGCCTCCCCTGCATCTCTCTCTGGTATGATCCTACACAAACAGGTTACACATGAAGATGCAATGGCTCTCTACGGGAGAATACTACGCTATAAGGGCTTGGAGGAAAAGGACAGTCTGCCTGCAGATAAAATGTGCTTTGAGACAAGTGCCAAGACAGGTTATAACGTGGACACTTTGTTTGAGACATTATTTGATCTGGTGCTGCCTTCTATcttgagaaagagaaatgagaacaaGGCATCTCCTACAGTTGACCTGGAGGACTGCAGGGGGGGTAGCGGCAAACGGGCCAGATCTACCTGCTGCTAG